In Rhodothermales bacterium, a single window of DNA contains:
- a CDS encoding DUF6883 domain-containing protein, which translates to MKIPNAAAAFVPPDKLTGYLLALAHPVGGPKARFFRAHGFDETNTAELEGGLLAIVRRADAEASESPHGTKYVADGRLPTPSGRRVRVRTVWVVDPTDPRPRLITAYPA; encoded by the coding sequence ATGAAGATCCCGAATGCTGCCGCCGCCTTCGTTCCCCCGGACAAGCTGACCGGCTATCTCCTCGCGCTTGCACACCCTGTCGGCGGCCCGAAGGCACGGTTCTTCCGAGCGCATGGGTTCGACGAGACCAACACAGCGGAGCTAGAAGGGGGCTTGCTCGCTATCGTTCGCCGCGCGGACGCCGAAGCCAGCGAGAGCCCGCACGGCACGAAGTACGTCGCAGACGGCCGGCTCCCAACCCCGAGCGGTCGTCGCGTGCGGGTGCGGACGGTCTGGGTCGTGGACCCAACGGACCCTCGCCCGCGTCTCATTACCGCCTACCCTGCGTGA
- a CDS encoding DUF4926 domain-containing protein, which produces MTYREHLMIREHDTVVLRRDLPTLGLKRGDVGAVVHVYGDGAAVEVEFVAGAGTTVGVETLELEDVRPLGRDEILHARPIAA; this is translated from the coding sequence GTGACCTACCGAGAACATCTCATGATCCGAGAACATGATACCGTAGTGCTAAGGCGCGACCTCCCGACTCTGGGCCTGAAGCGAGGGGATGTCGGAGCGGTGGTTCACGTCTACGGCGATGGGGCGGCTGTGGAGGTGGAGTTCGTCGCTGGAGCCGGGACGACGGTTGGGGTGGAAACGCTGGAACTGGAGGATGTACGTCCGCTCGGCCGGGACGAGATTCTACACGCACGCCCCATAGCTGCTTGA